The region AGACAAGAACTACAACCACAAGATGAGCAAACTTaactacctgaaggagtCGCTGAACATCGAAGAGATCACCTTCACGGAGTTCGTGGCCTCGCAGATGGCCTACGAGCTCTGCCAGGACAACGACCTGATAGCGAACGTGTTCGCAGGACTGCACTCGGACCTGCCGGGAAGACGCAGCCTCTTCATCAACGAGCAGGACCTGGAGAGACTGACCAGCAGCTACACGCAGCGCTCCACCaagctggacctgaagctggagctCATGGAAGACCGGCGGAGGTCAGACACGCAGATGTTGAACAACAtcaaattcattttaaacgACGCCTGCGAGTACGCGGATAACATTTACGACGATAACAAGACTCGAGGGAACACAAGCGGCCTGGGCGGATTCCTGAGGTCCAACCGGGGGAATGACAAAGAGTCGTCAATGTCGATAGATGAATTTTTCCTCATGATGAGCTTCAGCCCTGACAAGGAGAGCGAGCCTGAGGAATCCAGATTAGCTAGAATTAAACGCAAGAGAATAAAATGATGACTAATATGATTGTAGTGTGTCCTCGAAATtagatattatttttttcgGAACGCAGTTACATGGTACaaaaattgtattttaggTTGTTTTGCATTGTATATGATGGATCGCAGCCGGTTGAACTCACTTTTTGGGCCGGAGCCACTAGGTTCAATATACGAAGGCACTCTTGAAATTTCACAAAGGAATCCAGACGCTTATGACTCACGAACGTTTTCacatgataaaataaacatagtAAAAGATCCtctaataaaaaaagtCGTAGAGAACTTAGATTTGGCTTATAAACACACGCAACAAACAACAGAAAAAACgcagtttaaaaaatcaaacAACGCAGTAGATTCAGTTAAAAATCGCCCTAAAAATCAATTAGAAAAAACAACTGTCTCGGATAAATCACTTAAAAAGTCCGTAGATGTGATTATCGTACCACTATTGAGGTTGCTAGTCCAGTCAGGATTCTACATGACCACTTCATCATGCTCAGGAAGAATCGTATTCTTTGAAAAGGACAGACACTACCAAGGCAAGGATAACTTGATCTACGGGAGGTCAGGGAGGATTCTTTACTCCTCACACTTTCCAATTATACAGAACAAGTTCGAACTCCTATTAGCTTCTGTGGATTCGAACCCGAAATATAAGTTTGATTGCTACAAAAGTGACCACGAGGAGGAAGTCGATGAACTTTTGCACGAATCTCAGACAAATTTGACAAATGAGTCTGGATTCTCCGAGAATGAGGTGATCCTTAAGTTTGAGCCGTTCATCGTCCACGTGCAATGCAGAAACATGGACGCAGCAGTAAAACTGATGGATATGTGCAAGAACGTAGGCCTGAAGCAGTCGGGAATTAGCTCGTACGGAAGAAAGATCATCGTCGCAGTCAGGGGGAACGGCTCGTTGGAGTCGCCGATAATGATTAAGAAGTACAGAATCGAGAACTACTTGCCAAGGCTTGTGGAGAACAAGCACCTGGTAAATGACGAGTACTTGACATACCTGATTAATTGCTGTAATCGGAAGATGGTTCGTAACATTTACCAAATTGTTAGGCTGTACCATAGGTTGAAGGAGGAATTTAAGTGCAATGAACATGAGTTTAAGAATagtcaaaataaaaagatcCGTTACCCAATAGGTCCAATGTGTTTGAATTGGCACGAATATAGTACGGAATATAAAGATTTGTTCTCACAGAAAAAGTTGAAATACAGGAGTACCTTTTCGTTGCCCTTTGGAGTTGACATCCCAGTGGGAGTGTTGTCGTTTTCAGAGACGTCGAAAAACCTGCTGAGGACACAGTGCTGCCTGACGTCGTCGAAAAGGTACGTCGTGATATTTGGAGGAGATGAAAAGGCGACGTCGAAGACGATATGCGTGTTAGACCTGGAAAAGGCGCACAAAGGCTTCATGGTGTTTGACATCGGCATGGAAGGGCCGGAGCCGACGAAGGACACGGATATGATCTGCGACGGAGACGTCTTTATAACACACGGAGGGATGAAGAACATGAAGCTGTACTCAAACCACGTGTACGTGTTGTACGTGTATCAAGACGAAGTCGGAGACACAGGAACAACGTGGCTTAAGTGTGAAGTGAAAGGGTCGAAAGCACCTAAGCCGAGACACAGGCACTCGATGTGCCTGGAAAAGAGGACGCTGATAGACCAAGGGACCGACCTGACGTCCCCGTTTCTGTGCTACGAAACGAAGTTCTTTGTCGCAGGAGGATTCTCGACGGTGTCGGAGCCGTACGACGAGCGGTACATCTGGAGGTGCACGCTGACGTATAAGCTGCGGCAAAACAAGGTGCTCTCTCCAGTAGTAGAATGGGAACACGTGTACATTGATACCACGGACCCGTGGATTAGCGGCTCACTAGCCTACCACGCACCCTCAGAAACACTGTATTTCATCGGAGGTTTCAAAAGTTTCTATGAGCCGTACACGTACGACGAATACATGACGAAAATCGAAGGCCTTGACCTGAAGTCGATGAAATTGGTCAAGTGTGGAATGACGTCAAGCAGGCTCATGAAAAACGGAAGTAACGGAGAAGCTCAGGCAGACAAGGATAAAAAGACGGAGCCATACTCAGTTAGTAAATGCTTCCCATATAAAAGAATGACACACCGTTTAGTTAAAATGACCGAGGACGATTATTTGCTAGTGGGACGTCACGCGAGTGGAAAGTGCAGCTGTGAAATCTGGTATTgtaacctgaaggagctcgTATGGCACAAGGCATTCGACATGGACTCAGGAGCAATATGCGGCTTCGGCGCGTGCCTGGTGCGCTATGAGAAGGGAAACTGCAAGCACATGGAACTGTGGATGGCAGGAGGAGGGATCCCGCTGGGTTATACCTTCGGCTCGGTCTACGACCCGCCAGTTAGAATCGTGCTCTACTGCAACAATAACTGCACAGGAAACGTGGCCCACGACTGCGCAGATGACGCTGATATTCTCTGCGACAACGACGCCTCTACAGGATCTGAAGATGGCTACAACGCCATGGGAATGTACATAGTGGTTGAAGACCAGACAAAGTTGAAGAAGATTAAGACGCTCTGTGAACACAACGGAGTTTTTGACAAGTCGAGGAAAATAGCGGAGTTTAGCAGCGCGAGCACGTATTTCTTCCACTACGCAACGTGCAGCGACAACTCGGGCATTAAGCTGTGCTCAAAGTGCTACGAAAGGAGCAGGTGTGGATTCTGCAACTGCTGCTCCTCCTGTAGCAGAGCAAAGTACGTCTCGGAGAAGCCGTGCTTCCTCGTGCCGGTATTGAGAAGGTTCGAACACAACGAACTGGACGGCGCGCCGACTTTCAACGTGTTCTCAAACGCACACCTGAGTAAGAAGTCCTCCCAGAACCCGAaaaagaagctgctgtcgATCATCAAAGGCAAGGTAAACGAAGGCGACGTCGACGCTTCAGTCATGGGAACGGCGCTATTGATAACGAGTAGCCTGAATCAGTACATTTGCCCAAGCAAGATTGACTGGAAAATGGTGTCGACTGAATTCAACGTGAAGTCGGTGGCCGTGGCCGGAGAGATCGAAGGCGAAAAGAGACAGAGGCGCGTAGAATTGTTGTACGGGCCCGAAGAAGTATCGGTCAAGGAAAACGGAGTAACATACCACTTTAACATCACCAAAAACATGTTTTCGAAGGGGAATTCATATGAAAGGTACTGGATACGTCCTGTAGATATATAGTCAGACCCACacgtatttatatatatatatgtatatatatatagatgATATAGGCGCAggcatatttatatatacaacaCATAGGGATATGATATAGgcacacatacatacatacataatACATTTGTGATAAACACTAAACTTGTTCAATAATGTTGTAGGATACGACTGGTCAAAACATACTTCAATCAGCCAGCACAGGATTCAGTTGAAAATGCAGCCTCCACAAGGAGTGAGCTCATAGTGGATTTTTTTTGCGGAATAGGCTACTTTAGCGTGCCCATCCTGAAGTTCACGGACAAAGGGAGGGTCTCGAAGATTCTGTGTGTGGACATAAACGCCGAGGCGATCAAGTACATAAACAAGAACTGCGAGTCAAATATGATTGACAAGAACAGGATTGAAACCCACGTCGGGGACTGCTCGAAGTTCGGAGAGGCCTTTGGAGCCAATTACGTGGGCAAGGCCGACAGGGTACTGCTGGGACTGCTGCCGAGTTCCGAGATAGGCTGGATTCCAGCGCTGCGAGCTCTGAATAAAAAGGACGGAGGGACACTGCACGTCCACGGGCTGACGGAGTGCAAGTCGACCCTTAAGTTTCCGCCCATAAAGTCCTCTGAGGATTGGGAAAGCTACGTCCTAAGCAACGGTTACGCAGATCCTACCGCTAAAGGAGAGGCTTCGTTTGAAAGACCCGTTAAAAACTTTGGCCTATACGTGCTTAAAAAGTTCCACCAGTTGAGTAACACGGTTTGTTGTATGAGTCAGTTTTGTTGGTCACTCGAGGTCATACACTCAAGGTCGGTGAAGCACTATTCGCCTAACATGTACCACGGAgttgttgatttaaaattaactcCGATTCCTTCAAGCTcctaattttataaaacagCGATTTTGCTTATTTAACAGGTTTAGTGTACTGATTTTTGTATAAATGGGTTCGAAACACCACCCGGATTTGGTAATGTGCCGAAAGCAGCCAGGCATAGGTAAACAACTAGATTCTACAAATTTCCACATTCCATTGATAATTATACATCTGATgcatattattgttatattattttccatGACATAACAGTATAATATCACCTAATTATGACTAAATGGTATGCTAACGCTTAATTTGCAGCTATCGGACGTTTATGTGAGAAGTGCGATGGAAAGTGTCCGATCTGTGATTCCTATGTTAGACCTAACCTTCTTGTTAGGATTTGCGAGGAGTGCAATTATGGAATGAACCAGGTACAGCCTTTTACTAAACCTTGTAGTATAAATTGTCATATTTaccatataaatataaataatattcagGGAAGATGTGTTATTTGTGGAGGACCAGGGATTTCGGATGCGTACTACTGCAAAGCGTGTTGCCAGTGTGAGAAGGACCGTGACGGATGTCCCAAGATTATAAATCTCGGAAGCGCAAAAACAGACCTCTTCTACGAACGGAAGAAGTACGGATACAATAAACAGACTTTGTGATAAAAGGTGTACGATATTCTCAATCTTATCGCTATGAAGTGCTAATATGCTCGTTAACATGTCATTacactaataaatattttttaaacggAAACATTTGGTTCCTTTCataatttcaatttattcTGTGATTAAATATCGATGATGTGGATGGTACTAGAATAGTTTACATATCGAGTATCATTGATGGTGCTTCACATCAGCTTATTTATGTAAGAAAATTTCAtaactattatttaaacatttttagatttttaaattcaaaattATGCTATTTGTCATATCGCAATGTCTTCAAGCGGTGAATCTGACGAGGAGGTTGTGTTTCAAAAGAAGCCAAACGCCTTTAACTCACTTTTGGATGATGACGATGATCCTTCCAGTGAAGGTAACATTCGAAATAGTTAATTTagatatatttgtgtatatttattctattaaaACCatgataatttatacacagaTGATGTGAAAGTTAAAGCTAAAAACAGTACCAAAACAATCAAAGAGAGTCCCACAGATGTAagtttttatcaattaaaCAATTCCTTAGGATTCCGACAAAGCGGCTTCTAAACAAAAGGggaagaagaaggtaacgtaatagtaaattatattgataTCTTAGAAGGGGAAGGCAGTGAAACAGGAGTCAGACGATGACGAATTCGATAAACTTCTCGCAGATTTAAATTCTCTAGATGTCAAAGTATGTGTTTTAACTATATAGTCATGCTCTTACACCtcttaaacatttttagaAACCAGAGGCGAAATCTGAATCTGGTGTTGAATCCAAAAAGgatgatgatgataaaGATGGTTTGAATGAAGAGGAAGGGAAAGACGCACAGGAGGTTTCCTCTAAAACGCTCAAGAATAAGTTgaaaaaggagaagaagaagcaggcGAAGCTCCAAAAGAAGGAGACTCAAGTTGAAGAGCAGGAGGTGAAGGCGGACACTCAGAAGAAGCCACTGTCCCAGGCGGCAAAAATGGCCGCTGAGGTGCAGAAGAGGCTACGTGAATTGGAGGAGCAGGCCaggaaggaagaagaggaaagaaAGAGAATAGAGGAAGAACAGAGACGGTAAGTAGAAGTGTATAAAACTAATGAATGTTTAACAGTAGACAGTtaagtaataaaaagaatgaGCATCAGCATTATACTCAAAAACACCAAAAGggcaatatttaaatttacgtaggaaagaggaggaggaagaaagAGAAAGGCTAGCCCAGCTAGAAAAGGAGAGACTgaggaggaaggagaagagagaaaggaagaagaaggaaggaaAGCCAGTATCAGCAAAGGAAAAGGTCGCTGCAGAGAGAAGTAAGCTCTTTTTGGAGCAGTTTGGAAAAACGGTCTCGGTGGAGCAACAAAGTGAAGGGGTTAAGAAGCCAGCAGTCACAAAGAAGCCTAAGAAGCTCAAGTCAGCGCAATTGGAAGAAGACGAATCCACGGACTCGGAAGATGAGCCTGCAGTATCCTCGGAGCAAGAAGATGGAATGGGTAAGTGCAGTAGGATAACATGGGATAATAACGGTTTAGGGAGCGAATCGGACGTAGATAACTGGGAAGAGTTGgaagagaaggagaagaagccAAAAGTACAAAAACAGACAGTGGTCaagtataaaaaggaaagtaCGTTGAGTAGTAGAATAGGCTGTTGTTGCACTGGGTAGATTTGATGAAGAGCACCAAGattaatattgttttagACGTCAATCAAGATGACCACGACGATGTGTACGATTACAGGTCCCCGGTATGCTGTGTGCTAGGGCACGTAGATACAGGGAAGACGAAGCTGCTTGACAAGATTAGAAGGAGTAACGTGCAGAACGCAGAAGCAGGAGGGATAACTCAGCAGATAGGAGCGACCTTCTTCCCGAAGGAGATGCTGGATTCGCACTGCCACAAGGTATGTAGTGCCTGATAGGTGGCTATTACTGGCCACGTTAGTGTGTTAGTTATTGGTTTGATTGCACTTATAAGTGTTTTGAATGATAGGGGCTTTAAACACTTAGGAcagttattgttattattattgttagtACTGTTATGCTATTGGTAAACTGCAACTATAatgattttttaaaacggCCTGAGCCAATGCACTAATGTGTGATTTAGATTGATGAGGATCTGTGTGTTAAGGCGCCAGGACTGCTTATTATAGATACACCAGGGCACGAGTCGTTTAACAACCTGAGGGCCAGAGGATCCTCGCTGTGCGACATTGCGATCCTGGTGGTGGACATCATGCACGGCCTCGAGCCACAGACTATCGAGAGCATTAACCTGCTGAAGGCCAGGAAGTGCTACTTCGTGATAGCGCTGAACAAGGTGGACAGGATCTACAACTGGAAGCCGAACCCGTGGATGACCTTCAGAGAGTCCCTGGAGAAGCAGCCCTCAGAGTCGAAATCGGAGTTTGAGGACAGGACGAACCAGATCATGCTCGAGCTCAGTGAGAAGGGACTCAACTCAAAGCTCTACTGGGAGAACGACAACATAAAGAAGAACGTGTCAATATGTCCGACCTCGGCGATCACGGGCGAGGGGATATCGGACctgctgtacctgctggtgcAGCTGACGCAGCTGCTGATGACAAAGAGACTGACCTTTTCCCAGAAACTGAAGTGCACAGTGCTGGAGGTGAAGACGATAGAGGTTAGTAGTTTTATGCACTTAGGGTTGCGTATTTGGCTAATAGTTGCCGTATTAGTTAGATAACGGTTGCGTATAGTTACATAACGGTTTCGACCACAAGAAGAATTTGGCGTAGTTGTTTGTTATGCGGgcaataatataattcCTTTAGGGACTGGGGGTCACCGTCGACGTGATTCTGCTCGACGGAGTACTGCGCGAAGGAGACAAGATCGTCCTGTGCGGGCTCTCGGGGCCCATCGTCACGAACATTAGAACTCTGCTGACGCCGCAGCCGCTGTCAGAGCTCAGAGTCAAGGGCGAGTACATCAAGCACACCATGATCAAGGCGGCCATGAGCGTGAAGATCGTGGCCAACGGCCTTGAGGACACGGTCGCGGGCACGGAGCTCTTCGTGGTCGGGGACGCCGACGACGTCGACGAGCTCTGCAACGAGGTCATGA is a window of Theileria orientalis strain Shintoku DNA, chromosome 2, complete genome DNA encoding:
- a CDS encoding translation initiation factor IF-2, encoding MSSSGESDEEVVFQKKPNAFNSLLDDDDDPSSEDDVKVKAKNSTKTIKESPTDDSDKAASKQKGKKKKGKAVKQESDDDEFDKLLADLNSLDKPEAKSESGVESKKDDDDKDGLNEEEGKDAQEVSSKTLKNKLKKEKKKQAKLQKKETQVEEQEVKADTQKKPLSQAAKMAAEVQKRLRELEEQARKEEEERKRIEEEQRRKEEEEERERLAQLEKERLRRKEKRERKKKEGKPVSAKEKVAAERSKLFLEQFGKTVSVEQQSEGVKKPAVTKKPKKLKSAQLEEDESTDSEDEPAVSSEQEDGMGSESDVDNWEELEEKEKKPKVQKQTVVKYKKENLMKSTKINIVLDVNQDDHDDVYDYRSPVCCVLGHVDTGKTKLLDKIRRSNVQNAEAGGITQQIGATFFPKEMLDSHCHKIDEDLCVKAPGLLIIDTPGHESFNNLRARGSSLCDIAILVVDIMHGLEPQTIESINLLKARKCYFVIALNKVDRIYNWKPNPWMTFRESLEKQPSESKSEFEDRTNQIMLELSEKGLNSKLYWENDNIKKNVSICPTSAITGEGISDLLYLLVQLTQLLMTKRLTFSQKLKCTVLEVKTIEGLGVTVDVILLDGVLREGDKIVLCGLSGPIVTNIRTLLTPQPLSELRVKGEYIKHTMIKAAMSVKIVANGLEDTVAGTELFVVGDADDVDELCNEVMSDMSSIFDCIDRTGVGVYVMASTLGSLEALLHFLNDKKIKIFGVNIGPVQKKDVKKASIMREKGHPEYSTILAFDIKVTPDAEKEAELLGVKLLTADIIYHLLDSFLAYMEAMQEAKKQEQIQNVVFPCELTIIPHCVFNKKNPFVFGVHVDAGILKPNTPLVAITKSNQIDIGVVASLEHNKKPVEDGKKGQEICIKVVGDPNIAFGRHFDHTAKIYSKITRDSIDTLKEYFREDVPMDGWKLVAHLKKVFNIF
- a CDS encoding uncharacterized protein (protein of unknown function DUF207 family protein); the encoded protein is MMDRSRLNSLFGPEPLGSIYEGTLEISQRNPDAYDSRTFSHDKINIVKDPLIKKVVENLDLAYKHTQQTTEKTQFKKSNNAVDSVKNRPKNQLEKTTVSDKSLKKSVDVIIVPLLRLLVQSGFYMTTSSCSGRIVFFEKDRHYQGKDNLIYGRSGRILYSSHFPIIQNKFELLLASVDSNPKYKFDCYKSDHEEEVDELLHESQTNLTNESGFSENEVILKFEPFIVHVQCRNMDAAVKLMDMCKNVGLKQSGISSYGRKIIVAVRGNGSLESPIMIKKYRIENYLPRLVENKHLVNDEYLTYLINCCNRKMVRNIYQIVRLYHRLKEEFKCNEHEFKNSQNKKIRYPIGPMCLNWHEYSTEYKDLFSQKKLKYRSTFSLPFGVDIPVGVLSFSETSKNLLRTQCCLTSSKRYVVIFGGDEKATSKTICVLDLEKAHKGFMVFDIGMEGPEPTKDTDMICDGDVFITHGGMKNMKLYSNHVYVLYVYQDEVGDTGTTWLKCEVKGSKAPKPRHRHSMCLEKRTLIDQGTDLTSPFLCYETKFFVAGGFSTVSEPYDERYIWRCTLTYKLRQNKVLSPVVEWEHVYIDTTDPWISGSLAYHAPSETLYFIGGFKSFYEPYTYDEYMTKIEGLDLKSMKLVKCGMTSSRLMKNGSNGEAQADKDKKTEPYSVSKCFPYKRMTHRLVKMTEDDYLLVGRHASGKCSCEIWYCNLKELVWHKAFDMDSGAICGFGACLVRYEKGNCKHMELWMAGGGIPLGYTFGSVYDPPVRIVLYCNNNCTGNVAHDCADDADILCDNDASTGSEDGYNAMGMYIVVEDQTKLKKIKTLCEHNGVFDKSRKIAEFSSASTYFFHYATCSDNSGIKLCSKCYERSRCGFCNCCSSCSRAKYVSEKPCFLVPVLRRFEHNELDGAPTFNVFSNAHLSKKSSQNPKKKLLSIIKGKVNEGDVDASVMGTALLITSSLNQYICPSKIDWKMVSTEFNVKSVAVAGEIEGEKRQRRVELLYGPEEVSVKENGVTYHFNITKNMFSKGNSYERIRLVKTYFNQPAQDSVENAASTRSELIVDFFCGIGYFSVPILKFTDKGRVSKILCVDINAEAIKYINKNCESNMIDKNRIETHVGDCSKFGEAFGANYVGKADRVLLGLLPSSEIGWIPALRALNKKDGGTLHVHGLTECKSTLKFPPIKSSEDWESYVLSNGYADPTAKGEASFERPVKNFGLYVLKKFHQLSNTVCCMSQFCWSLEVIHSRSVKHYSPNMYHGVVDLKLTPIPSSS
- a CDS encoding uncharacterized protein (Os04g0663300 protein) — its product is MGSKHHPDLVMCRKQPGIAIGRLCEKCDGKCPICDSYVRPNLLVRICEECNYGMNQGRCVICGGPGISDAYYCKACCQCEKDRDGCPKIINLGSAKTDLFYERKKYGYNKQTL